DNA sequence from the Lycium barbarum isolate Lr01 chromosome 5, ASM1917538v2, whole genome shotgun sequence genome:
TGATCATGATTGGCTCCTTTTTTCTTCATTGAAAAGTGTTCCCCACTTCCCATTTCACTTGGATGCAGATGGAAAACATTGGCTCCGAGATGATGGAAGCCGAGTGAAGAACCTAAAGGTATGGTCTTACAAATGATTTGGACAGGATCAGTCCTGAGGAAACTTCTTAATTTGAGTATGCTGTTCCTGTAATTGCAGGATGTCCTTTCACAAGAATGGAAATGGAACTTTTGTGAAGGAAAAATGCTAATAGCGTGGAAcaatggagatcttcctttgcaTAAAGGAGTCCTCCCCGCTTTTATATATGGGAAGGGGCTTCATAACCGCTGGCTTATAAATGAAGCTCTGCTATCTGATTTCAGATTTGTCTTTGATGCTAGTTGGGCCATTTCAAATTTCTACCTTAATGACCTTGACCAGGATTTCGATCGTGCAAGTGAAGATTTTCTTGACCTGGCTACTGGAAAAAGGTTTTGGGAAGTTGCAGGGAACTCCAATCTGGCAATGCTTTATGGATCATTATATTTCCATGAACAGAACTTCTCTAACATATTTAGACTTCTCCAGTGTGGAGGACACTATCTCTTCATAAATTCCGCACAATTGGTTGTTTACCCTTTGAGATACAAAGGATCATTGAGTTTAAGAAACGAAGTATTGTTCAAGTCAACAAGAGAGAAAAATATTTTGGAATGCATTGATACTATCAGATCAACTGAGCGAGCTAAAGATTGCTCTGTGAAGGACCACTTGAATGTGTTGATCCCGATTTCGCTTCCATTATCTTTAGAAACACTACTGTCCCTTCGTGCAGACAAAAATAAGACAGTTGTGCTAGCAGTTGTTGGGTATAATTACAAGGACATGCTAATGAGTTGGGTCTGCAGGCTGAACCATCTCCAAATCTCTAATTTTTTGGTCTGTGCTCTTGACGATGATATATATGATTTCTCCATCTTGCAGGTAATTTTTTTGTTTATTAGCTAATATTCTCCACGCTAATAGGTTGAACCATTACTGCAGCTCAGTAGTAGCTCGCTCATTTATCTTTCCGACTGCCGCCATTTATTATGAATAACTAAATTTCTGTTGGAAATTATATGTCCGACACCATACAGAGAGTGTTAATATTTCACCTCCCTCCCTTCTGTTACCACTTACTAAATAACTAAGATGAACATGTATTTTCTAGGGCCTAGCCGTCTACAAGTATGCCAATCTTGAAACCAATATCAGCTTTGACAACTGTCATTTTGGAACTGAGTGCTTTCAGAAAGTAACCAAAGTTAAGTCCAGACTGGTTCTGCAGATACTGAAGCTAGGTTACAATGTATTAATGAGCGATGTTGACATTTATTGGTTCAAGAATCCACTCCCCTTGCTTAGCTCGTTTGGCCCTGCAGTTCTTGTGGCACAATCAGATGAATACAAGTTGACAGGTATTTATGTATTTCCCTTTGAAGGACATTATTGAAAGACAAAATTGGGAGTGCAAAAAACTACTCCCTTTGTCCTGCTTTATGTGACACTTATTACTTTTCGAGATTTAAACTGTACGAACTTTGACCAACagtttaaaatgtatttttcaacatattgacatgagaagaattgcaacttatagtacttttagtATAGTTTCTgaaaatctaaattttaattttaaaatattgagttgatctaGTCCTATTTAGCTtcaaagattagtcaaattgattCTCAGGAAGCGAAAAGtgctacataaattgggacggagggggtAGTTAATTGGTGGGATTCATCTTCAGGAGGAAGATATCTTCTAATCACATGCTCGTGCTGTTAGATGATAAACTGTTAACAGCCTTGATTTAAGCTAATTGTCTCATTATTTTGTGCACAAATATGCACGGCTCAACTACAGGACCTATAAACTTACCTCGACGTCTGAATTCTGGGTTCTATTATGCTTATTCGGATGCTATGACTATTGCTGCTCTTGAGAAGGTTGTGAAGCATGCAGCAAACTCAAATCTTTCTGAGCAACCAAGCTTCTATGATACATTGTGCGGGGAAGGTGGATACAATCGCATAGATGACAGCAGATGCTTAGAACCTCAAACGAACCTGACCGTTCAATTCCTTGACAGAGACCTCTTTCCGAATGGCGCATATAAAGATCTTTGGCAAGAAAGAAATGTGAAGGAAGCCTGCTTGGTGAAGGGTTGTTTTATTATTCATAACAACTGGATTAGTGGGAGAAGGAAAAAGCTAGAACGTCAAGTGCCATCAGGGCTCTGGGAATACGATATGAGCACAAGCATGTGTTTGCAGGCGTGGCACAAAAcaaaatttgtatatttttgaAACAACAAAAACTTGGATGCTTTTGCTGCTTCTTGTGTCATGGAAAGCTTTGGTTTTGCCGGTTGAGGAGAATACAAAGAGATTTTATTGTTGGAGGATATAATTTTCTATTTGGCCTTTGGAGTTATCACTTGATTCATTTGAGATAATGTTAAGTTCATCATGGCTGGCCTAGAGAAACAAAATATGTTTATTATGCTGGAGACCTTGTTTATATAGAGATATCTGACTACAACAACGCTCCTATTTTTTCTGTTTCTGATCCATGATGCTCGTAATTTTTGTGGCTTTCTATTTGCTGGAAATGCTGAAGCTTTGTGGTAACAAGTCAGGACGAGGCCGGAACACCGACAGAGAATCTGGGAAAAGGAAAAAGTTGAAGGAAACTGATTCTTTTAGCCTGAGTTTACAACTTAAGGATATCACTGTGCGGATAGTTCATCCTGGTGGGAAGGTAGATATGTACGAATGTGCCATTTCTGCAGCTCAGTTATTAAAGAATTATCCAGGAAGGCACGTAGCTCTGCCGGATTTTTTCAATCGTCCCCATGAATCTCTTCTCGCTGCAGATGATATTCTATTGCCAGGGCAAAAGTACTTTGTAATCCCATCTAGTACGGTAGAGAAACTGAAGCGCAAAGCAAAACATCCCACTGAAACCGAGGAGCCTAAGTTGGACCGCGAAGAAGTTGTGGATGTAAACGGAGATTGCTTAGAGAACTCTGTATCTTTTGCAAAGGACTTTTATGCCTCCAAAGAGAGATGGTCCGGTTGGTTATGGAAGAAAAGGCAGCAGGAGAACAAGCCATTTGTACCTCCTATCCCCACACCAAAACCAT
Encoded proteins:
- the LOC132641137 gene encoding beta-arabinofuranosyltransferase RAY1; this encodes MNFFQSTILFPFLYNNKAKKPGLWLIWLWGFILIGVSFYATQIMPLTSSFKGQIKKTILFNGELNGPTITIFTAPRPFMGTVGERQAVAIQSWLGLSPDISVVLFSHDPSVFSFAGLLSPRVSVEPNIDFTFLGTPFFHSMVARSKASSSDVSVVIDPNTIILPDFIKTIRHAHRLDHDWLLFSSLKSVPHFPFHLDADGKHWLRDDGSRVKNLKDVLSQEWKWNFCEGKMLIAWNNGDLPLHKGVLPAFIYGKGLHNRWLINEALLSDFRFVFDASWAISNFYLNDLDQDFDRASEDFLDLATGKRFWEVAGNSNLAMLYGSLYFHEQNFSNIFRLLQCGGHYLFINSAQLVVYPLRYKGSLSLRNEVLFKSTREKNILECIDTIRSTERAKDCSVKDHLNVLIPISLPLSLETLLSLRADKNKTVVLAVVGYNYKDMLMSWVCRLNHLQISNFLVCALDDDIYDFSILQGLAVYKYANLETNISFDNCHFGTECFQKVTKVKSRLVLQILKLGYNVLMSDVDIYWFKNPLPLLSSFGPAVLVAQSDEYKLTGPINLPRRLNSGFYYAYSDAMTIAALEKVVKHAANSNLSEQPSFYDTLCGEGGYNRIDDSRCLEPQTNLTVQFLDRDLFPNGAYKDLWQERNVKEACLVKGCFIIHNNWISGRRKKLERQVPSGLWEYDMSTSMCLQAWHKTKFVYF